One genomic region from Pseudoduganella dura encodes:
- a CDS encoding cell division protein ZipA C-terminal FtsZ-binding domain-containing protein, translated as MTDFQTSLIAAAGVFVAGVFVYNKWQEHKAKKSVERAFASEHDDVLMRTEEPGFDTAAAEPGPAHAPAHGTSAARAEPSFTLGDVPIVDGGSGAYGRPPHEDTVAPSVVADDVQHPEFTIDEPIAAAPAATPVPAAAAAASPEFTSEPVSAEPVVAVAPAVASASVPAPAPAPAAAAAHAAAPAPEAAAPNPVADAAVLRAEQATSLVDPLIDCLLPLDMETAQRGEKLLPALQKLRLVGNKPVHYIGLAVSGDWEPIRHGIVYTKVQGGVQLASRTTALNELEYSELVTRLRGVADEIGAEPQIPDMIEVMAEAKNLHRFVAAHDAQLGVNLAANGAPWDVTTLVGALEKQGYDLRPDGRFVMGDGEGGQLFTLSTNVSPAEETTARLTLLLDVPCVAPARDGFGTMIACARSLVQRLDAIIVDDYNQPLSDASIAEIAGQVKEFYADMEASDIPAGSTRALRLFN; from the coding sequence ATGACAGATTTTCAGACCAGTTTGATCGCAGCCGCCGGCGTCTTCGTTGCCGGCGTATTCGTCTACAACAAGTGGCAGGAGCACAAGGCCAAGAAAAGCGTCGAGCGGGCCTTTGCGTCCGAGCATGACGACGTGCTGATGCGCACCGAGGAGCCGGGCTTCGACACCGCCGCCGCGGAACCCGGGCCTGCCCATGCGCCCGCCCATGGAACCTCGGCGGCGCGCGCCGAACCGAGCTTCACGCTGGGCGACGTGCCGATCGTCGACGGCGGCTCCGGCGCCTACGGCCGGCCGCCGCACGAGGATACCGTGGCGCCGAGCGTCGTGGCGGACGACGTGCAGCATCCCGAGTTCACGATCGACGAGCCGATTGCCGCGGCGCCCGCGGCGACACCTGTGCCGGCCGCTGCCGCGGCTGCCTCGCCCGAGTTCACGAGCGAGCCCGTTTCCGCGGAGCCCGTCGTTGCCGTTGCTCCCGCCGTTGCCTCCGCTTCGGTGCCCGCGCCCGCTCCCGCTCCCGCCGCCGCAGCCGCGCACGCAGCCGCGCCGGCCCCGGAAGCGGCTGCACCGAACCCCGTGGCCGATGCCGCGGTACTGCGTGCCGAGCAGGCCACGTCGCTGGTCGATCCGCTGATCGACTGCCTGCTGCCGCTGGACATGGAAACGGCGCAGCGCGGCGAGAAGCTGCTGCCGGCGCTGCAAAAGCTGCGCCTGGTCGGCAACAAGCCGGTGCACTACATCGGCCTGGCCGTTTCCGGCGACTGGGAACCGATCCGCCACGGCATCGTCTACACGAAGGTGCAGGGCGGCGTGCAGCTGGCCAGCCGCACCACGGCGTTGAACGAACTCGAATATTCCGAGCTGGTGACGCGCCTGCGCGGCGTGGCCGACGAAATCGGCGCCGAGCCGCAGATCCCGGACATGATCGAGGTGATGGCCGAGGCGAAGAACCTGCACCGCTTCGTGGCCGCGCACGATGCGCAGCTGGGCGTGAACCTGGCCGCCAACGGCGCGCCATGGGATGTGACCACGCTGGTCGGCGCGCTGGAAAAGCAGGGCTACGACCTGCGCCCGGACGGCCGTTTCGTGATGGGCGACGGCGAAGGCGGCCAGCTGTTCACGCTGTCCACCAACGTGTCGCCGGCGGAGGAAACCACCGCGCGCCTGACACTGCTGCTGGACGTGCCGTGCGTGGCGCCGGCGCGCGACGGCTTCGGCACGATGATCGCGTGCGCCAGGTCGCTGGTGCAGCGCCTCGATGCGATCATCGTCGACGACTACAACCAGCCGCTGTCCGACGCGTCGA
- the smc gene encoding chromosome segregation protein SMC, translated as MRLSSIKLSGFKSFVDPTNFQVPGQLVGVVGPNGCGKSNIIDAVRWVLGESKASELRGESMQDVIFNGSTHRKPAGRASVELVFDNHDGKASGQWGQYAEIAVKRTLTRDGTSTYYINGQPVRRRDIQDIFLGTGLGPRAYAIIGQGMIARIIESRPEELRVFLEEAAGVSKYKERRRETENRLHDTRDNLLRVEDILRELNGNLEKLEGQAAVATRFHQLQADQDEKQKLLWLLRRNEAQAEQARWFAEVLQAQTDLEQQTAQLRGVELSLEQMRQAHFAVGDRLHSAQGALYQTNAEIGSLEAQIKFVVESRTRLQQQLGTLAAQRDQWQQQASEYGGQVEEAEFNLEELAAKVEESRMLAEQKGELLPLLEGEWRTAQEKATQSRARIMGAQQQLELESAHQRNASNILSGLVARRERLQQERNGLAMPDAAHLENLRYQLQEKQQALEETGMQLEEALEQQPRLEEERRAAQAAVQGETATSAQLDARLTALRQLQERVQTQGKVTPWLQKHGLDELPRLWQKLAIEPGWEPALESVLRERAGALQVSNLDWAKHFLGDAPPAKLALFAPVTAAPAAAAPVGFKPLLDLLKLNDPGLRGVLQDWLHNVFVAEDTAQAFSNRVHLPAGACFVTRQGHVVTQSSVRFHAADSEQEGMLGRQQEIDNIAKQLRAQAMLADEARARAVRAEAALAQHTRVVTELRQRNGALTTAVHALQLDVVKLSEVEARFAQRSTQIESDLAEIAAQEAEQMAVKLESEEKFEQLDYELAELQGAHEEGQEAFLRIEARLADAREALRDLERRAQEAEFAEKSARHRIDELRRNIATATTQAAQVADSLRAGEQELAGLEAGSASEGLQDLLDRRSQQERALADARHELDQVSQQMRHAEEARTNNERSLQPQRDRIMEMQLKEQAARLNQEQFAQQLAEAQAVAQFDEAALAARLQPDMKAQYLQGEVTRLSNAIAALGAVNLAALDELAQASERKNYLDAQNRDLTEAIDTLEDAIQKIDKETRDLLQETFDRVNGHFSELFPILFGGGQAKLTMTGDEILDSGVQVMAQPPGKKNATIHLLSGGEKALTATALVFSMFRLNPAPFCLLDEVDAPLDDANTERFCRMVKRMSDQTQFLFISHNKIAMEMATQLIGVTMQEQGVSRIVAVDMEAAANFATEAQAA; from the coding sequence GTGCGTCTATCTTCCATTAAATTGTCGGGATTTAAGTCGTTCGTCGATCCCACCAATTTCCAGGTGCCGGGGCAGCTGGTAGGTGTGGTGGGCCCGAACGGCTGCGGCAAGTCCAACATCATCGATGCGGTGCGCTGGGTGCTGGGCGAATCGAAGGCATCCGAGCTGCGCGGCGAGTCGATGCAGGATGTGATCTTCAACGGTTCCACGCACCGCAAGCCGGCCGGCCGCGCATCCGTCGAGCTGGTGTTCGACAACCATGACGGCAAGGCGTCCGGCCAGTGGGGCCAGTATGCCGAGATCGCCGTCAAGCGCACGCTCACGCGCGACGGCACTTCCACCTACTACATCAACGGCCAGCCGGTGCGCCGGCGCGACATCCAGGATATCTTCCTCGGCACCGGCCTCGGTCCGCGCGCGTACGCGATCATCGGCCAGGGCATGATCGCCCGCATCATCGAATCCCGTCCGGAAGAATTGCGCGTATTCCTCGAGGAAGCCGCCGGCGTCTCGAAGTACAAGGAGCGCCGGCGCGAAACGGAAAACCGGCTGCACGACACGCGCGACAACCTGCTGCGCGTGGAAGACATCCTGCGCGAACTGAACGGCAACCTGGAAAAACTCGAGGGGCAGGCCGCGGTCGCGACCCGCTTCCACCAGCTCCAGGCGGACCAGGACGAAAAGCAGAAGCTGCTCTGGCTGCTGCGCCGCAACGAGGCGCAGGCCGAGCAGGCGCGCTGGTTCGCCGAGGTGCTGCAGGCGCAGACGGACCTGGAGCAGCAGACGGCGCAACTGCGCGGCGTGGAACTGTCGCTGGAACAGATGCGGCAGGCCCACTTCGCCGTCGGCGACCGGCTGCACAGCGCGCAGGGCGCCCTGTACCAGACCAATGCCGAAATCGGCAGCCTCGAGGCGCAGATCAAGTTCGTGGTCGAATCGCGCACCCGCCTGCAGCAGCAGCTCGGCACGCTGGCGGCGCAGCGCGATCAATGGCAGCAACAGGCCAGCGAGTACGGCGGGCAGGTCGAGGAAGCGGAATTCAACCTCGAGGAGCTGGCCGCGAAGGTCGAGGAATCGCGCATGCTGGCCGAGCAGAAGGGCGAACTGCTGCCGCTGCTGGAGGGCGAATGGCGCACGGCACAGGAGAAAGCGACGCAGTCGCGTGCCCGCATCATGGGCGCGCAGCAGCAGCTCGAACTCGAATCGGCGCACCAGAGAAATGCCTCGAACATCCTCTCCGGCCTCGTCGCGCGCCGCGAGCGGCTGCAGCAGGAAAGGAACGGGCTGGCGATGCCGGATGCCGCGCACCTGGAAAACCTGCGTTATCAACTGCAAGAAAAGCAGCAGGCGCTGGAAGAAACCGGCATGCAGCTCGAGGAGGCGCTCGAACAGCAGCCGCGCCTGGAAGAGGAACGCCGCGCCGCGCAGGCCGCCGTGCAAGGCGAAACCGCCACCAGCGCGCAGCTCGATGCGCGCCTGACCGCGCTGCGCCAGTTGCAGGAGCGCGTGCAGACGCAGGGCAAGGTCACGCCGTGGCTGCAGAAGCACGGGCTGGACGAGCTGCCGCGGCTGTGGCAAAAGCTCGCCATCGAGCCGGGCTGGGAACCGGCGCTGGAATCGGTGCTGCGCGAGCGCGCCGGCGCCTTGCAGGTATCGAACCTCGACTGGGCCAAGCACTTCCTCGGCGATGCGCCGCCCGCCAAGCTGGCCCTGTTCGCGCCCGTGACCGCCGCGCCGGCCGCGGCCGCGCCGGTCGGCTTCAAACCGCTGCTCGACCTGCTGAAACTGAACGATCCCGGCCTGCGCGGCGTGCTGCAGGACTGGCTGCACAACGTCTTCGTGGCCGAGGACACGGCGCAGGCCTTCTCGAACCGGGTGCACCTGCCGGCCGGCGCCTGCTTCGTCACGCGCCAGGGGCACGTGGTCACGCAGTCCAGCGTGCGCTTCCATGCCGCCGATTCCGAGCAGGAAGGCATGCTGGGCCGCCAGCAGGAAATCGACAACATCGCCAAGCAGCTGCGCGCCCAGGCGATGCTGGCCGACGAGGCCCGCGCCCGCGCGGTGCGCGCCGAAGCGGCCCTCGCGCAGCACACCCGCGTGGTAACCGAACTGCGCCAGCGCAACGGGGCGCTGACGACGGCCGTGCACGCGCTGCAGCTCGACGTGGTAAAGCTGTCCGAAGTCGAGGCGCGCTTCGCCCAGCGCAGCACGCAGATCGAAAGCGACCTCGCCGAGATCGCCGCGCAGGAAGCGGAACAGATGGCGGTGAAGCTCGAATCGGAAGAGAAATTCGAACAGCTCGACTACGAACTGGCCGAACTGCAGGGCGCGCACGAAGAGGGCCAGGAAGCGTTCCTGCGCATCGAAGCCCGGCTGGCCGATGCCCGCGAGGCGCTGCGCGACCTGGAGCGACGCGCGCAGGAAGCGGAATTTGCCGAGAAATCCGCGCGCCATCGCATCGACGAGCTGCGCCGCAACATCGCCACCGCCACCACGCAGGCCGCCCAGGTGGCCGACAGCCTGCGCGCCGGCGAGCAGGAACTGGCCGGCCTCGAAGCGGGCAGCGCCAGCGAAGGCCTGCAGGACCTGCTCGACCGCCGCTCGCAGCAGGAACGCGCGCTGGCCGATGCGCGGCACGAGCTGGACCAGGTTTCGCAGCAGATGCGCCATGCCGAGGAAGCGCGCACGAACAACGAGCGCAGCCTGCAGCCGCAACGCGACCGCATCATGGAAATGCAACTGAAGGAACAGGCCGCGCGGCTGAACCAGGAACAGTTCGCGCAGCAGCTCGCCGAGGCGCAGGCCGTCGCGCAGTTCGACGAAGCGGCGCTGGCGGCACGGCTGCAGCCGGACATGAAGGCGCAATACCTGCAGGGCGAGGTGACGCGGCTGTCCAATGCGATCGCCGCACTGGGCGCCGTCAACCTGGCCGCGCTCGACGAACTGGCGCAGGCGTCCGAGCGCAAGAACTACCTGGACGCGCAAAACCGCGATCTCACGGAAGCCATCGACACGCTCGAGGATGCGATCCAGAAGATCGACAAGGAAACGCGCGACCTGTTGCAGGAGACCTTCGATCGCGTCAACGGGCACTTTTCCGAACTGTTCCCGATCCTGTTCGGCGGCGGACAGGCTAAACTGACCATGACGGGCGACGAGATCCTCGACTCCGGCGTGCAGGTGATGGCCCAGCCGCCGGGCAAGAAGAACGCGACGATCCACCTGCTGTCCGGCGGCGAAAAGGCGCTGACGGCGACGGCCCTCGTGTTTTCGATGTTCCGCCTGAACCCGGCGCCGTTCTGCCTGCTCGACGAAGTCGATGCACCGCTGGACGACGCCAACACGGAACGTTTCTGCCGGATGGTGAAACGCATGTCCGACCAGACCCAATTCCTCTTCATCTCGCACAACAAGATCGCGATGGAGATGGCCACTCAACTGATCGGTGTGACGATGCAGGAGCAGGGCGTATCGCGCATCGTGGCGGTGGATATGGAAGCCGCCGCCAACTTCGCTACCGAGGCACAAGCAGCATGA